A window from Canis lupus familiaris isolate Mischka breed German Shepherd chromosome 18, alternate assembly UU_Cfam_GSD_1.0, whole genome shotgun sequence encodes these proteins:
- the CARNS1 gene encoding carnosine synthase 1, protein MTYRFCPSQLSLDALGPEWDCPLGSKDLEEEEGPWGGGSGLPPPGCFPGTWRHDVGLDCKGSLEGAEARAWTVYYYSLLQSCLQQAGLPETQDRSHVPRTGCPGAEVTLCILGSPSTFLSVLLEGGVQSPGNMLLCLSPAWLTKVPAPGQPGEAILLVSKAVSFHPGGLTFLDDFVPPRRATYFLAGLGPGPGRGREAAELARDLTCPTGASAELARLLEDRLLTRRLLAQQGSVAVPATLAFTYKPPALLRGGDASPGLRLVELSGKEGQETLVKEEVGAFLHSEALGDALQVAVKLSGWRWRGQQALRLYPRVELGTVVDTVLALLEKLEEEESVLVEAVCPPARLPFPGSPPPGPGLAVRICAVVCRTQGDKPLLSKVVCSVGREDRPLRHQSALPQTLEMALAWCGLGETAQVAVVRQRVKAAAEAALAAVLALEAGLSSEQRGGRRARTDFLGVDFALTVAGRTLTPVALELNGCLCLEACGALEGLWAARSAAAEEAAAAPLVETMLRSSARYLMEGKQLLLIGAGGVSKKFVWEAARDYGLKLHLVESDPNHFASQLVHTFIHFDVTEHRRDEENARLLAELVRARGLQLDGCFSYWDDCLVLTALLCQELGLPCSPPAAMRLAKQKSCTQLHLLRCHGPPWPAPSLHAVPCCPLESEADVEKAVHQVPLPGVMKLEFGAGAVGVRLVEDAPQCHEHFSRISRDLQGEADHPGIGLGWGNAMLLMEFVEGTEHDVDLVLFGGRLLAAFVSDNGPTRLPGFTETAACMPTGLAAEQEAQLVQAAFRCCLGCGLLDGVFNVELKLTAAGPKLIEINPRMGGFYLRDWILELYGVDLLLAAAMVACGLRPALPMRPRARGHLVGVMCLLSQHLQVLSSTASRESLQALHDQGLVRFNLLEEVLVPGEYEEPYCSVACTGSSLAEARLRLLGLCQGLGIDGPHYPVAYFLSHFK, encoded by the exons ATG ACCTACCGCTTCTGCCCATCTCAGCTCTCCCTGGATGCACTGGGTCCCGAGTGGGACTGCCCCCTGGGGTCCAAGgacctggaggaagaggagggcccATGGGGAGGAGGCTCTGGCCTGCCACCCCCAGGTTGCTTCCCTGGCACCTGGCGCCACGATGTAGGCCTGGACTGCAAAGGCTCCCTTGAGGGGGCGGAGGCCCGGGCCTGGACCGTCTACTACTACAGCCTCCTGCAGAGCTGTCTGCAGCAAGCTGGCCTTCCGGAGACCCAGGACCGCAGCCATGTGCCCCGTACAG GCTGCCCTGGTGCGGAGGTGACCTTATGCATTCTGGGCTCCCCCAGTACCTTTCTGTCTGTGCTGCTGGAGGGTGGGGTCCAGAGCCCGG gaAACATGCTCCTTTGCCTGTCCCCTGCTTGGCTGACAAAGGTGCCAGCACCTGGACAGCCGGGTGAGGCGATCCTGCTGGTCTCTAAGGCTGTGAGCTTCCATCCAGGGGGCCTGACATTCTTGGATGACTTTGTCCCCCCACGCCGAGCCACCTACTTCCTGGCGGGCCTGGGGCCGGGACCTGGCAGGGGTCGAGAGGCAGCTGAACTTGCCCGTGACCTGACCTGCCCCACAGGAGCCTCGGCTGAGCTGGCGAGGCTCTTGGAGGACAGGCTGCTGACAAGGCGACTGCTGGCTCAGCAGGGTAGTGTGGCTGTGCCAGCTACCCTGGCTTTCACCTATAAGCCACCAGCACTGCTGCGGGGAGGGGATGCCAGCCCAGGACTACGGCTGGTGGAGCTGAGCGGCAAAGAAGGCCAGGAGACGCTGGTGAAGGAGGAAGTTGGGGCCTTTCTGCACTCTGAGGCCCTGGGGGATGCCCTGCAG GTGGCTGTGAAGCTCAGTGGCTGGCGCTGGCGGGGGCAGCAGGCACTGCGTCTGTACCCACGAGTAGAGCTGGGGACAGTGGTCGACACCGTGCTGGCGCTGCTAgagaaactggaagaggaagagagtgtCCTGGTGGAGGCTGTGTGCCCACCTGCCCGGCTGCCCTTCCCAG GCAGTCCCCCACCTGGCCCCGGGCTGGCTGTGCGGATCTGTGCTGTGGTATGTCGCACACAGGGTGACAAGCCCCTGCTGAGCAAG GTGGTGTGCAGCGTGGGCCGTGAGGACCGGCCTCTGCGGCACCAGAGCGCCTTGCCACAGACGCTGGAGATGGCACTGGCCTGGTGCGGCCTGGGTGAGACAGCGCAGGTGGCGGTCGTGCGGCAGCGCGTCAAGGCGGCGGCCGAGGCCGCGCTGGCCGCCGTGCTGGCCCTGGAGGCCGGCCTGAGCTCTGAGCAGCGCGGCGGGCGCCGGGCCCGCACCGACTTCCTCG GCGTGGACTTCGCGCTGACGGTGGCAGGCCGCACGCTGACCCCCGTGGCCCTGGAGCTGAACGGCTGCCTGTGTCTGGAGGCGTGCGGCGCGCTCGAGGGGCTGTGGGCCGCGCGGTCGGCTgcggcggaggaggcggcggccgcgCCGCTCGTGGAGACCATGCTGCGGAGCTCGGCGCGCTACCTCATGGAGGGCAAGCAGCTGCTGCTAATCGGCGCGGGCGGCGTCAGCAAGAAGTTCGTGTGGGAGGCAGCGCGAGACTACGGGCTCaag TTGCACCTGGTGGAGTCAGACCCCAACCACTTTGCATCCCAGCTGGTGCACACTTTCATCCACTTTGATGTGACGGAGCACCGGAGGGATGAAGAGAATGCACGGTTGCTGGCAGAACTGGTGCGGGCACGTGGCCTGCAGCTAGATGGCTGCTTCTCCTACTGGGATGACTGCCTAGTGCTCACGGCCTTGCTCTGCCAGGAGCTGGGTCTGCCCTGCAGCCCACCAGCTGCCATGCGCTTGGCCAAGCAGAAGAGTTGCACCCAGCTGCACCTGTTGCGCTGCCATGGCCCACCCTGGCCTGCACCCTCCCTCCACGCTGTGCCCTGTTGCCCACTGGAGAGTGAAGCTGATGTGGAGAAGGCCGTCCATCAGGTGCCCCTGCCAGGTGTCATGAAGCTGGAATTTGGGGCAGGTGCAGTGGGTGTGCGGCTGGTGGAGGATGCACCACAGTGCCACGAACATTTTTCCCGGATCTCTCGTGACCTGCAGGGTGAAGCTGACCACCCTGGCattgggctgggctggggcaaTGCCATGCTGCTGATGGAGTTTGTTGAGGGCACCGAGCATGATGTGGACCTGGTGTTGTTTGGTGGGCGACTGTTGGCTGCCTTCGTCTCCGACAATGGCCCCACAAGGCTGCCTGGCTTCACTGAGACGGCAGCCTGCATGCCCACGGGGCTGGCAGCAGAGCAGGAGGCACAGCTGGTGCAGGCAGCCTTCCGCTGTTGCCTGGGCTGTGGGCTGCTGGATGGGGTCTTCAATGTGGAGCTCAAGCTGACTGCGGCGGGGCCGAAACTCATTGAGATCAATCCCCGCATGGGTGGCTTCTACCTGAGAGACTGGATCCTGGAGCTCTATGGTGTGGACCTACTGCTGGCTGCAGCTATGGTGGCCTGCGGCCTGCGGCCTGCCTTGCCTATGCGCCCACGTGCCCGTGGCCACCTGGTGGGTGTCATGTGCCTATTGTCCCAGCACCTGCAGGTGCTGAGTTCTACCGCCAGCCGTGAGAGCCTGCAGGCTCTTCATGACCAGGGCCTAGTGCGCTTCAATTTGCTGGAGGAGGTCCTGGTGCCAGGTGAATATGAGGAGCCCTACTGCAGTGTGGCCTGCACTGGGTCCAGCCTGGCTGAGGCTCGTCTCCGCCTGCTGGGCCTCTGCCAGGGTCTGGGTATTGATGGGCCCCACTACCCTGTTGCCTACTTCCTGTCCCACTTCAAATAG